The following proteins come from a genomic window of Hymenobacter canadensis:
- a CDS encoding lipopolysaccharide biosynthesis protein — MAEISRTKSAFWGTVSTQAFTIISMVVSIVSTPLMVKYLDKDAYGLSIIFFQIVNYLALFDFGLSSAVIRNLALHRGDDEHNRLMVNRIMSTGVLVAAGFGLLVAVLGISLAPLLPEAYDLRPELAAPAVPIVITLSLLVGGQFVQRGLGGIFFAHHRQVLIATPIFAVNLLTTGLTLLLLWRGVGLWTFVYANLFQLFGNGIVQIWLLRRYYPNVRISPKFYDKALTHSMLGYGFFMFLHGLATQVILYTDRLVIGKVLSLALVAVFSLTVRIPEVGMNLLGRVTENALPAVAEIVVREGPARARVYFHRMMLLIVVMSLAAFWLMLAMDEWFIRLWVGPDFFAGQQVLVLALIIMVQQTITRTGVFFLNAKGIARPLSFAAMIEAALNLALSIGLGYKMGMSGILLGTILAALCTSVWYVPYLLRKHLEISMMDSLVRPILGPTLGVSAAGIAIYFLVRALDTEPFFNNWLWFLPIGAVVSLLMGIFVWLVYLRKPMGEYVPLRFRRYLLVQS, encoded by the coding sequence TGATGGTGAAATACTTGGATAAGGATGCCTACGGGTTGTCGATTATCTTCTTTCAGATAGTTAACTACTTGGCCCTGTTTGATTTCGGGCTTTCCTCGGCCGTTATCCGCAACCTGGCGCTGCACCGGGGCGACGACGAGCACAACCGTCTGATGGTGAACCGCATCATGTCGACGGGGGTGTTGGTGGCAGCGGGATTCGGGCTGCTGGTGGCCGTTTTGGGGATTAGCTTGGCACCGTTGCTACCTGAAGCCTACGACCTGCGGCCCGAGCTGGCGGCCCCGGCCGTGCCCATCGTTATTACTCTGAGTTTGCTGGTGGGCGGGCAGTTCGTTCAGCGCGGTTTGGGCGGTATCTTTTTCGCTCATCACCGGCAGGTCCTCATTGCCACGCCCATCTTTGCCGTCAACCTGCTTACTACCGGCCTGACGCTGCTGTTGCTCTGGCGCGGCGTGGGCCTGTGGACGTTCGTGTACGCCAATCTGTTTCAACTGTTCGGCAACGGCATTGTGCAGATCTGGCTGCTGCGGCGCTACTATCCCAACGTGCGCATCAGCCCCAAATTCTACGACAAGGCCCTGACGCACTCTATGCTGGGGTATGGCTTTTTCATGTTTCTGCACGGGCTGGCTACGCAGGTTATTCTGTACACCGACCGGCTGGTAATCGGTAAGGTGCTGTCTTTGGCGCTGGTGGCAGTGTTTTCGCTCACGGTGCGCATTCCGGAAGTGGGCATGAACCTGCTGGGCCGCGTCACCGAAAATGCCTTGCCTGCCGTAGCCGAAATTGTGGTGCGCGAAGGACCCGCCCGCGCCCGCGTGTACTTCCACCGCATGATGCTGCTGATTGTGGTGATGAGTCTGGCGGCGTTCTGGCTGATGTTGGCTATGGATGAGTGGTTTATCCGCTTGTGGGTCGGCCCCGATTTCTTCGCTGGGCAGCAGGTGCTGGTGCTGGCCCTGATCATCATGGTTCAGCAGACCATTACCCGTACCGGGGTTTTTTTCCTGAACGCCAAAGGCATTGCCCGCCCCCTGAGCTTTGCCGCCATGATAGAAGCCGCCCTCAACCTGGCTTTGTCCATCGGGCTGGGTTACAAAATGGGCATGAGCGGAATTCTGCTCGGGACTATTCTGGCCGCCTTGTGTACCTCGGTGTGGTACGTGCCGTATCTGCTGCGCAAACACCTTGAAATTTCGATGATGGATTCTCTGGTGCGCCCTATACTAGGGCCTACGCTGGGCGTCAGCGCGGCGGGCATCGCCATTTACTTTCTGGTCAGGGCGCTTGATACTGAGCCGTTTTTCAATAACTGGCTGTGGTTCCTGCCTATTGGGGCGGTAGTTTCATTGCTGATGGGCATTTTCGTGTGGCTGGTGTATCTGCGTAAGCCGATGGGCGAATACGTGCCGTTGCGTTTTCGCCGTTACCTGCTCGTTCAATCTTAA
- a CDS encoding glycosyltransferase family 61 protein codes for MTSVSSFLNKATRTVLWRTGLGRKAAASYWTNRAEGAGFRYLYRETDDVFANVPTQFADPVFTKFIAEDNKRWTMQESSVVEVQDVLLEPERLLGIRAGREVVEQTVVYKHDRQYPYILPYLLRPANTTQLATAIWYDGSATRNYFHHLVDALISLQQLERSKLPLDTPVLITKHMYDTVYFHYLYQRSTQLRQLNWYVVGDQEWVQVQKLYKLQTAPYSPAAWRTMRELYTMPDVKPWRKVFLNRDRNRYGRYLDNEREVVDMLKRHGFEEMFAENLTIEQQAQLFQETEYLVALHGAGMIQQFFMNYAHSHVIEIMPGNYLQPLYYWQAYTMGLKYYDVIVGGNMRDGKEYPVNVVAVEAAVERMLSNQHPGRVYGLTALPAAPAVS; via the coding sequence ATGACCTCCGTTTCCAGCTTCCTCAACAAAGCCACCCGCACCGTCCTCTGGCGTACCGGCCTAGGCCGCAAGGCGGCGGCCAGCTATTGGACCAACCGGGCCGAAGGCGCGGGCTTCCGCTACCTGTACCGCGAAACCGACGACGTATTTGCCAACGTGCCCACGCAGTTCGCGGACCCGGTATTCACGAAGTTCATTGCGGAGGATAATAAGCGCTGGACTATGCAGGAAAGCTCCGTGGTGGAAGTGCAGGACGTGCTGCTGGAGCCGGAGCGCCTGCTGGGCATCCGGGCCGGGCGGGAAGTGGTGGAGCAAACTGTGGTGTACAAGCACGACCGGCAGTACCCGTACATTCTGCCCTACCTGCTGCGGCCGGCCAATACCACCCAGCTGGCCACGGCTATCTGGTACGATGGCTCGGCGACCCGCAACTATTTCCACCATCTGGTAGATGCCCTCATCAGCCTGCAACAGCTGGAACGTAGCAAGCTGCCGCTGGATACGCCCGTGCTCATCACCAAGCATATGTACGACACGGTATATTTCCATTACCTGTACCAGCGCAGTACACAGTTGCGGCAGCTGAACTGGTACGTGGTGGGCGACCAGGAATGGGTGCAGGTGCAAAAGCTCTACAAGCTGCAAACCGCGCCGTACAGCCCAGCCGCCTGGCGCACTATGCGCGAGTTGTACACCATGCCCGACGTGAAGCCCTGGCGCAAGGTGTTCCTGAACCGGGACCGGAACCGCTACGGCCGCTACCTCGACAACGAGCGGGAAGTAGTGGACATGCTCAAGCGACACGGTTTCGAGGAAATGTTTGCCGAAAACCTCACCATTGAGCAGCAGGCCCAACTGTTCCAGGAAACCGAATATCTGGTGGCCCTGCACGGAGCCGGCATGATTCAGCAGTTCTTCATGAACTACGCCCACAGCCACGTTATCGAAATAATGCCCGGCAACTACCTCCAACCGCTCTATTATTGGCAGGCCTACACGATGGGCCTGAAGTATTACGACGTAATCGTGGGCGGCAACATGCGCGACGGTAAAGAGTACCCGGTAAACGTGGTAGCCGTGGAAGCGGCCGTGGAGCGGATGCTGAGTAACCAGCACCCCGGGCGCGTGTATGGTCTCACGGCACTCCCGGCGGCTCCGGCTGTTTCTTGA